In one window of Miscanthus floridulus cultivar M001 chromosome 12, ASM1932011v1, whole genome shotgun sequence DNA:
- the LOC136495714 gene encoding uncharacterized protein, translating into MFLTRLMSLFSISQLSRYVLDVHLGNLTSPLKRSTADFSAVIIGLGTLLRQFDSFYMTQYIQFMVQSIRTTEAAFNDTSGTHKGATHSSEAPKAVFWLMSLCKYMDISRDVVESCLPASALLLFVLMQVQ; encoded by the exons ATGTTCTTGACCAGATTGATGTCCCTCTTTTCAATATCACAG TTGTCAAGATATGTGCTTGATGTTCATTTAGGGAATTTGACAAGTCCACTAAAGAGGTCCACCGCCGATTTCTCTGCCGTG ATCATAGGGCTTGGGACACTCTTGCGGCagtttgattctttctatatgacCCAGTATATTCAG TTCATGGTTCAGTCCATTCGGACGACAGAAGCAGCATTCAATGACACAAGTGGtacacacaagggagctactcaTTCCTCTGAG GCGCCAAAGGCAGTGTTTTGGTTGATGTCCTTATGCAAGTACATGGATATCTCGAGGGATGTAGTGGAATCGTGCTTGCCCGCTTCTGCTCTTTTGTTGTTTGTCCTTATGCAAGTACAGTGA